The Meiothermus sp. region CCTGGCGGTTGATGCGCTGCAACAGCACCACCACCACCACCGCCAGCACAATCACGATGAGAGTGAGTATCAGATCCAAAGGAGAAAAAGCCATGGGTACCTCCAAGGTTGCATGGAGGTTCTCGCAGTTTTAGGTCTGGTAGGCGTCCGGCTAAATATGTCCGCTAGCTTTTTTAGGCACACCCCTGCTTAAGGCCAACAGCCCCAAGATATGGCAGGTTGTTTTAGATAGGCTCCAAATAGAAACCCCAACCCCAACCAGTTTTGCCCAAGCCCTACGCCAAACCAGAGATAGACCATTACCAAGCTCTACACCAAGCTGCCCCTTGGCCCGGTGAGATGCCACCGGGCAGATCTCGAGAACAATGGTTTCCTGGCCCTTCATACTGGGAGAACCCCGCCTAGCAAGCAGTTTATGCCTCGGCAGCCACTGCGGAAGACGTTTCGTCCTCATCGGAGGCTGCCAATACCGATAGCTTACCAGCTTGGGCCAAAACTTTCTCGCGGATCTCCTGAACCAACCGCGGCTCCCCCTTGAGGAACTCGGCTGCTTTATCCTTGCCCTGACCCAGTCGGATATCTCCGTAGGAAAGCCACGAGCCAGACTTATTCACCACCTCGGTAGCGATGGCTACCGTCACCAGGTCGGCCAGGGGGTCAATGCCCTTGCCAAAGTACAGCTCGATCTCGTGCTCGCGGAAGGGGGGGGCCAGCTTGTTCTTGGTTACCTTGACCCGTACCCGGTTGCCTACCGCGTCGTTGCCCACCTTGATGGGCTGACCCTGCTTGCGCACATCCAGTCGCACCGAGGCATAGAACTTGAGGGCCCGCCCGCCGGGGGTGGTCTCGGGATTGCCGTACATGACCCCCACCTTTTCGCGAATCTGGTTGATGAAGATGGCCGCGGTGTTGCTCTTGGAGAGGGCCGCCGTTAGCTTGCGCAGGGCCTGGCTCATCAAGCGGGCCTGGATGCCCACAAAGGCGTCGCCCATCTGCCCCTCGATCTCGGCCTGGGGCACTAAAGCCGCCACCGAGTCAATCACAATCACGTCTACGGCCCCCGACCGGGTCAGCAGCTCTACAATTTCCAGGGCCTGCTCGCCGGTATCGGGCTGAGAGACCAGCAGGTCGTCAATGTTGACCCCCAGGCTCTTGGCGTAGATGGGGTCGAGAGCGTGTTCGGCATCTATAAAGGCCGCTACCCCTCCGGCCATCTGGGCTTGGGCGATGATGGAGAGGGCCAGGGTGGTCTTGCCGCCCGATTCGGGCCCATAGATTTCGATGATTCGACCCTTGGGAATGCCTCCGATGCCCAGGGCCATATCCAGACCCAGGCTTCCAGTGGAAATGACATCTACTTGCTGCCGGGGCGCTTCGCCCAGGCGCATCACGGCCCCCTTGCCAAACTGCTTTTCGATGGACTTCAGGGTTCCTTCCAGCGCTTTTTGTCTCTCTTTATCCATATACACTCCCATTCAAACTGCGGTTATTCAACCCAGCGGAAACTCCTGCAAAACGCGGTACTGCGAGCCCGAACGCTCCAACTTCGACTCTACCAAGCATACCGCTTTGGCTTCGAACTTAAGCTGTAGCACCACCGGCCCGATACGGGGGGCCGGGCCCTTTTTGCGGGCCAGGGTCAGGTGCGGGCTAAAGGCCTTGGCCGGAATGTCCGAAAGCGCTTGCTGGAAGCCCTGGCTCAAGGGTTCCAGGCCCGCCCCCGAAGCCTTGACGAACCAGACCCGGGGAGAGCCGGTAGGGGGAAAGTAGCCGGTTCCGCCTAGTTCTATCTCAAACGCAGGAACCCCGGCCGCAACCGCCTGCCCTACCCGGCGAAACTCCGGTAGGCGGGCTTGGGGTTGCTCCCCCAAGAAAAGTAGGGTGAGGTGGAGTTGGTGGGGAGGGCTCAGCTTCCAGCCCTTGAAGCCCCGCACCCTTGCCTGAACCTCGGCCAGGGCTTCTTGGATCTGGCGCGGGGGAAAGATGGCATAAAAGAGCCTCATGAGGATCTCCTTTGGCGGCGGGTAGGGCCTGGGGCCTCGA contains the following coding sequences:
- the thpR gene encoding RNA 2',3'-cyclic phosphodiesterase, whose amino-acid sequence is MRLFYAIFPPRQIQEALAEVQARVRGFKGWKLSPPHQLHLTLLFLGEQPQARLPEFRRVGQAVAAGVPAFEIELGGTGYFPPTGSPRVWFVKASGAGLEPLSQGFQQALSDIPAKAFSPHLTLARKKGPAPRIGPVVLQLKFEAKAVCLVESKLERSGSQYRVLQEFPLG
- the recA gene encoding recombinase RecA → MDKERQKALEGTLKSIEKQFGKGAVMRLGEAPRQQVDVISTGSLGLDMALGIGGIPKGRIIEIYGPESGGKTTLALSIIAQAQMAGGVAAFIDAEHALDPIYAKSLGVNIDDLLVSQPDTGEQALEIVELLTRSGAVDVIVIDSVAALVPQAEIEGQMGDAFVGIQARLMSQALRKLTAALSKSNTAAIFINQIREKVGVMYGNPETTPGGRALKFYASVRLDVRKQGQPIKVGNDAVGNRVRVKVTKNKLAPPFREHEIELYFGKGIDPLADLVTVAIATEVVNKSGSWLSYGDIRLGQGKDKAAEFLKGEPRLVQEIREKVLAQAGKLSVLAASDEDETSSAVAAEA